One genomic region from Prunus persica cultivar Lovell chromosome G3, Prunus_persica_NCBIv2, whole genome shotgun sequence encodes:
- the LOC18784479 gene encoding nipped-B-like protein B isoform X2, translating to MSSVGPDQTAIQDAIIGRFCELVEDFCGRAELFSDDREEAEWLSIPLSDLRVLANEIMSLRAKRLLHLVPVDSFVRLLRILDHQIHRAEGLSISECEQSNSDVVSSINCALESIHAALAVMAHNQMPKQLYKEEIIERILEFSRHQIMDVMCAYDPSYRALHRPSQNGSLEVEEDEDPDAEIGSASKKRRSIKTVKVHKSSFNRVSAAVNNILQKMCTILGLLKDLLLIERLSDGCILQLVKTSFTTFMVDNIQLLQLKAMGLISGIFYSYTQHRTYVIDELIQLLWKLPFSKRALRAYHLPDEEQRQIQMITALLIQLVHYSANLPEPLRQESSGNSILELSLDADYPTKGHEAATEACCHFWTRVLQRFASAKAQEASELKVMMENLVTDLLTTLNLPEYPASAPILEVLCVLLLQNAGLKSKDIGARTMAIDLLGTIAARLKRDSALCIKDKFWILQELVSVDGNDQTDPKNACSVCLDGRVEKNFFVCQGCQRMFHADCMGVREYEVPNRSWHCQICLCRKQLLVLQSYCKSQCKDDGTKDRNRSGRNTEVAFSITKLEVVQQMLLNYLQDAASADDGHLFVRWFYLLLWYKDDPKSQQKFMYYLARLKSKEIVRDSGTVFSLLTRDSVKKITLALGQKNSFSRGFDKILHLLLASLMENSPVIRAKALRAVSIIVEADPQVLGDKRVQSAVEGRFCDSAISVREAALELVGRHIASHPDVGLKYFEKVAERIKDTGVSVRKRSIKIIRDMCVSNANFSEFTKACIAIISRIGDDESSIQDIVCKTFYEFWFEEPTGSQTQFFGDGSSVPLEVAKKTEQIVEMLRRMPSHQLLVTVIKRNLALDFFPQSAKAIGINPVSLASVRKRCELMCKCLLERILQVEEMNIQEGERRTLPYVLALHAFCVVDPTLCAPASDPSQFVVTLQPYLKSQADSRVIAQLVESIIFIIDAVLPFVRKLPQSVVEELEQDLKNMILRHSFLTVVHACIKCLCAVSKVAGKGAAIVENLIQLFFKRLDAQAVDNKQQVGRSLFCLGLLIRYGNCLASNSDKTSDVVSSLSLFKKYLLVEDFVIKVRSLQALGFVLIARPEYMLEKDIGKILEATFSSSSDVRLKMQALQNMYEYLLDAESQMGTDAASNNVIQYSVEGGNAVSVAAGAGDTNICGGIVQLYWDNMLARCLDLNEQVRQSALKIVEVVLRQGLVHPITCVPYLIALETDPLESNSKLAHHLLMNMNEKYPAFFESRLGDGLQMSFTFIQSVTTSSERENTKVPTKASGNAKGKCDSISLAQARVGVSRIYKLIRANRASRNKFMSSIVRKFDNTSWTTSVVPFLMYCTEILALLPFTTPDEPLYLVFSINRVIQVRAGALEAKLKALTLHLLQRGAPHGNGIIEEDPTAQPFQRGTTLVDLNGTIQQEPVFQPVTNYMPTMQWNGVIQLEPAEQSVSNQATPFGANMHGTGSGSSHGFSKDDEQKIQADCLAAIALQLLLKLKRHLKIVYSLNDARCQAFSPADPLKPGDVLSRQNIPFDLSETHTTLPTTHQELVQRYQEFKNALREDTVDYSTYTANIKRKRPAPRKGRKSVGGDDDGDDDDEDWTGGPRRLSNSGRRGNYSRSRQRL from the exons TCAAATTCAGATGTGGTTTCATCAATAAATTGTGCACTAGAGTCCATTCATGCAGCTTTAGCAGTAATGGCTCATAACCAGATGCCAAAACAACTATATAAAGAAGAG ATCATTGAAAGAATTCTGGAGTTTTCTAGGCATCAGATAATGGATGTTATGTGTGCTTATGATCCATCATATCGTGCTTTGCATAGGCCAAGTCAAAATGGGTCCCTTGAAG ttgaggaagatgaagacccTGATGCTGAAATTGGTTCAGCAAGCAAGAAACGACGCAGCATCAAGACCGTTAAAGTGCATAAATCGTCATTTAACAG GGTCTCTGCTGCTGTGAATAATATTCTTCAGAAAATGTGCACCATTCTTGGTTTACTCAAGGATTTGTTGTTAATAGAAAGGTTGTCAGATGGTTGCATCTTACAGCTAGTGAAAACAAGCTTTACAACATTCATGGTGGATAATATCCAGCTCTTGCAACTGAAGGCAATGGGTTTAATCAGTGGG ATATTCTATTCATACACTCAGCATCGGACTTATGTGATAGATGAATTAATTCAGCTGCTTTGGAAGTTACCGTTCTCGAAGCGAGCTTTGAGAGCCTATCACCTACCTGATGAAGAGCAAAGGCAGATTCAAATGATCACTGCTTTGCTGATTCAGTTGGTTCACTATAGTGCAAACCTTCCTGAACCGTTAAGGCAGGAATCAAGTGGTAATTCCATCTTAGAACTTTCTCTCGATGCTGATTATCCAACTAAAGGCCATGAGGCAGCAACAGAGGCGTGTTGCCACTTTTGGACTCGTGTACTTCAGCGTTTTGCTAGTGCGAAGGCTCAGGAAGCTTCAGAGTTGAAAGTAATGATGGAGAATCTTGTTACTGATCTGCTGACAACGTTGAATTTACCTGAATATCCTGCTTCAGCTCCTATTCTGGAG GTTCTTTGTGTCTTGTTACTCCAGAATGCCGGGCTGAAATCTAAAGACATAGGTGCACGTACCATGGCGATTGACCTTCTTGGCACAATTGCTGCGAGGTTGAAGCGTGATTCTGCCCTTTGCATTAAGGACAAATTTTGGATACTACAGGAGTTGGTTAGTGTGGATGGGAATGATCAGACTGATCCAAAAAATGCATGCTCAGTTTGTTTAGATGGTagggttgaaaaaaatttctttgtatGTCAAGGTTGTCAGAGAATGTTTCATGCTGATTGCATGGGAGTAAGAGAATATGAAGTTCCAAATCGAAGTTGGCACTGTCAGATATGCCTCTGCAGGAAGCAACTTCTTGTTTTACAATCTTACTGTAAGTCACAATGCAAAGATGATGGGACAAAAGATCGTAATCGTTCAGGAAGAAACACTGAAGTTgctttttcaattacaaaactTGAGGTTGTCCAGCAGATGCTTTTGAATTACCTTCAAGATGCCGCATCAGCTGATGATGGGCATCTCTTTGTTCGCTG GTTTTATCTCTTGTTGTGGTACAAGGATGATCCAAAATCACAGCAGAAGTTCATGTACTATCTTGCTAGACtgaaatcaaaagaaatagTGCGGGATTCTGGGACTGTTTTTTCATTATTGACAAGGGATTCAGTCAAGAAGATTACTTTAGCATTGGGACAAAAAAACTCTTTTTCCAGAGGGTTTGATAAGATTCTTCATTTGCTTCTG GCAAGTTTAATGGAGAATTCACCTGTAATTAGGGCCAAGGCTTTACGAGCg GTCAGTATAATTGTAGAAGCTGATCCGCAGGTGCTAGGAGACAAACGCGTTCAATCGGCTGTTGAAGGAAGGTTTTGTGATTCCGCAATTTCTGTCAGAGAAGCCGCACTGGAACTTGTAGGGAGGCATATTGCTTCTCATCCTGATGTTGGTTTGAAG TATTTTGAGAAGGTTGCTGAGAGAATCAAAGATACTGGAGTAAGTGTTAGAAAACGATCTATCAAAATCATACGAGATATGTGCGTTTCAAATGCAAACTTCTCCGAATTTACAAAAGCTTGCATTGCTATCATCTCCCGTATTGGTGATGATGAATCAAGTATACAG GATATTGTTTGCAAGACATTTTATGAGTTCTGGTTTGAGGAACCTACTGGTTCACAAACTCAGTTCTTTGGAGATGGTAGCTCTGTTCCATTGGAGGTGGCTAAAAAAACTGAACAGATTGTTGAGATGTTGAGGAGGATGCCAAGTCATCAACTTCTTGTGACTGTCATTAAACGCAACTTAGCCCTTGATTTTTTTCCCCAATCAGCTAAAGCTATTGGGATAAACCCTGTCTCACTTGCATCTGTACGCAAGCGCTGTGAGTTAATGTGCAAGTGCTTACTGGAAAGGATATTGCAG GTAGAGGAAATGAATATCCAGGAAGGAGAGAGGCGGACCCTTCCATATGTGCTAGCTTTGCATGCATTCTGTGTTGTGGATCCAACACTTTGTGCACCAGCTTCTGACCCTTCCCAGTTTGTGGTTACTCTTCAGCCTTATCTAAAGAGTCAG GCTGATAGTCGAGTGATTGCACAGTTAGTGGAGAGCATAATCTTTATAATTGATGCTGTTCTGCCTTTTGTTCGAAAGTTACCGCAAAGTGTTGTTGAAGAACTTGAACAAGACTTAAAGAACATGATTCTTCGGCATTCCTTCTTGACAGTTGTTCATGCTTGCATCAA GTGCCTCTGTGCTGTGAGTAAAGTGGCAGGAAAAGGTGCTGCTATAGTGGAGAATCTTATTCAGCTGTTCTTCAAACGTTTGGATGCTCAGGCAGTAGATAACAAGCAG CAAGTGGGGCGGTCTCTTTTCTGTCTTGGATTGCTCATCCGTTATGGCAACTGTTTGGCAAGTAACTCTGACAAAACAAGTGATGTTGTAAGCAGTCTCAGcttgtttaaaaaatatctTCTAGTGGAGGATTTTGTCATAAAGGTTCGGTCATTACAG GCATTGGGCTTTGTTCTAATAGCTCGGCCTGAATATATGTTGGAAAAAGATATCGGGAAAATATTAGAGGCAACATTCTCTTCTAGCTCTGATGTTCGTCTTAAG ATGCAAGCGTTGCAAAACATGTACGAATATCTCCTTGATGCCGAAAGTCAAATGGGAACAGATGCAGCCAGTAATAATGTGATTCAATATTCTGTGGAAGGTGGCAATGCTGTATCTGTTGCTGCAGGTGCTGGGGATACTAATATCTGTGGTGGTATAGTTCAGTTGTATTGGGATAATATGTTAGCGAGATGTTTGGACCTTAATGAACAAGTTCGCCAATCTGCACTTAAG ATTGTTGAAGTTGTGCTGCGCCAAGGCCTTGTCCATCCTATTACTTGTGTTCCATACCTTATTGCACTCGAAACAGATCCTCTGGAGAGCAATTCAAAATTAGCACATCATTTGCTGATGAATATGAATGAAAA GTACCCTGCATTTTTTGAAAGCCGCCTGGGGGATGGCCTTCAAATGTCGTTTACTTTCATACAGTCCGTTACTACCAGTTCTGAACGGGAGAACACAAAAGTTCCAACAAAGGCTTCGGGAAATGCAAAGGGAAAATGTGATAGTATTTCTCTTGCTCAAGCAAGAGTGGGGGTTTCTCGAATCTATAAGCTTATTCGTGCTAACCGGGCTTCGAGGAACAAATTTATGTCTTCGATTGTTCGCAAATTTGATAATACTAGCTGGACAACTTCAGTCGTCCCATTCCTAAT GTACTGCACAGAAATACTTGCCTTGCTACCGTTCACAACACCTGACGAGCCGCTTTATTTGGTcttttctataaatagagtAATACAAGTTAGGGCTGGAGCGCTTGAAGCAAAACTGAAAGCTCTAACCTTGCATCTGTTACAAAGAGGTGCACCTCATGGGAATGGCATAATTGAAGAGGACCCAACTGCTCAGCCTTTTCAAAGAGGGACAACATTAGTGGATTtgaatgggacaattcaacaAGAACCAGTGTTTCAACCCGTTACAAATTATATGCCAACAATGCAGTGGAATGGGGTAATACAACTCGAGCCAGCTGAACAGTCTGTCTCAAATCAAGCTACCCCTTTTGGGGCAAACATGCACGGTACGGGATCCGGCAGTTCCCATGGCTTCTCAAAAGATGATGAACAGAAGATCCAG GCAGACTGCCTAGCAGCTATTGCGTTGCAGCTTCTTTTGAAACTAAAGAGACACCTAAAGATTGTGTATAGCCTGAATGATGCAAGGTGCCAG GCCTTTTCTCCAGCTGATCCCCTTAAACCGGGAGATGTTCTCTCCAGGCAGAACATTCCTTTTGACCTCAGTGAAACACATACCACCTTGCCTACAACGCATCAAGAATTGGTACAAAGATATCAG GAATTCAAGAATGCGTTGAGGGAAGATACTGTTGATTACTCTACTTACACAGCCAACATCAAGAGAAAACGTCCGGCCCCAAGAAAAGGACGGAAATCTGTAGGTGGAGATGATGacggtgatgatgatgatgaagattgGACAGGTGGGCCTCGGAGGCTGAGTAATAGTGGGAGGAGAGGTAACTACAGTAGAAGTCGACAGCGGTTATAG
- the LOC18782617 gene encoding PH domain-containing protein DDB_G0287875 isoform X2 codes for MDLVGKKAGSVTPVKDQHGSRSKRHGNSRYAENLNPNVSPGPKPTASPATKSTKSQKSAPKNPNPVVHSPRNKIRERKFVVAKKKSKKENPNVACKCKEKGNSKKCLCVAYENLRASQEEFFKNRNDESDSLKECDRAERELEEEIEKGLRIQDGLEGDFDPSEIDPSGEMSSSTFKRRRDKLLEEARKSVPERGKVMHLVQAFEKLLSIPSKELDEQKDGEEPEDNGKKAEKWALPGLQPPKVPEAQVSSYSFCPSDLFLTSENLGLDRRPSVSSSWDGSLGSVSSRTSNGGRRSRRNSSESSSTMGGRTWKKKQLRATSLKPFKLRTEERGRQKEEEFMKKIQEMMIEEERQRIPIAQGLPWTTDEPECLMKPPVKDITIPTDLKLYSDMRAVERAEFDHQVAEKMNLFEQYKMERERLQKLAEEEEIRRLRKELVPKAQPMPYFDRPFIPRRKRECR; via the exons ATGGACTTAGTCGGTAAGAAGGCCGGATCGGTCACTCCTGTGAAAGACCAACATGGTTCTCGATCCAAGAGGCACGGAAACTCGAGATATGCCGAGAATTTGAACCCCAATGTTTCTCCTGGGCCAAAACCCACGGCTTCCCCTGCGACGAAATCGACCAAGTCCCAGAAATCGGCCCCCAAGAACCCGAACCCGGTTGTTCATTCACCCCGGAACAAGATCCGGGAGAGGAAGTTCGTCGTGGCAAAGAAGAAATCGAAGAAAGAGAACCCGAATGTTGCTTGTAAATGCAAAGAGAAAGGTAATTCCAAGAAGTGTCTTTGCGTGGCCTATGAGAATCTGAGGGCATCGCAGGAAGAGTTTTTCAAGAACCGGAACGATGAATCGGATAGTTTGAAGGAGTGTGATAGAGCTGAGCGTGAACTCGAGGAAGAGATTGAGAAGGGTTTGAGGATTCAAGATGGGTTGGAGGGTGATTTTGACCCGAGTGAGATTGACCCGTCTGGTGAAATGAGTTCTTCGACCTTCAAGAGAAGGAGGGACAAGTTGTTGGAGGAGGCAAGGAAGAGTGTGCCTGAGCGAGGGAAAGTGATGCACTTGGTTCAGGCCTTTGAGAAACTCCTTTCGATTCCCTCGAAGGAATTGGATGAGCAGAAGGATGGGGAGGAACCAGAAGATAATGGCAAGAAGGCAGAAAAGTGGGCCTTACCTGGATTGCAACCTCCTAAGGTGCCTGAAGCACAGGTTTCGTCTTATTCGTTTTGTCCGTCcgatttgtttttgacatcTGAGAATCTTGGTTTGGATCGGCGGCCTTCAGTTTCGTCTTCTTGGGATGGAAGTTTGGGAAG TGTTTCAAGCAGGACTTCCAATGGGGGGCGAAGGAGCCGAAGAAAt AGCTCTGAATCATCTAGCACAATGGGAGGAAGGACATGGAAGAAAAAGCAGCTCAGAGCCACTAGCCTTAAACCATTCAAGCTAAGGACAGAG GAAAGGGGAAGACAAAAAGAGGAAGAGTTCATGAAGAAGATACAAGAGATGATGATAGAGGAGGAGAGGCAGCGGATACCAATTGCTCAGGGCCTCCCATGGACAACTGATGAACCAGAG TGCTTAATGAAACCTCCAGTAAAAGACATCACAATACCAACTGATCTGAAGCTCTACAGTGACATGCGGGCAGTAGAGCGAGCTGAGTTTGACCATCAG GTGGCCGAGAAGATGAACCTGTTTGAGCAATACAAGATGGAAAGAGAGAGACTGCAGAAG TTGGCAGAAGAGGAGGAAATAAGAAGGTTGAGAAAGGAGCTTGTTCCAAAAGCACAGCCGATGCCCTACTTTGACAGGCCTTTCATTCCCAGAAG AAAAAGAGAGTGCAGATAA
- the LOC18782435 gene encoding probable mitochondrial-processing peptidase subunit beta, mitochondrial, giving the protein MAMKHLLTTIARRRPHRPPAALTVAVRSSSTSPAVAESPLAPSLPSPPPPSAMIYDRLAEDVKSKIRRLENPDPRFLKYGSPHPSIADHTHILTAPETRVTTLPNGLRVATESNLAAQTATVGVWIDAGSRFENDATNGTAHFLEHMIFKGTDQRSARQLEEEVENMGGHLNAYTSREQTTYYAKVLQSDVPKALSILADILQNSKFDDNRILREREVILREMEEVEKQPDEVIFDHLHATAFQYSPLARTILGPANNIKTISKEHLQSYIKTHYTAPRMVIAASGAVRHEDIVETVKGLFTKLSGDPTTASQLVAKEPSFFTGSEVRMFDSDLPLAHFAVAFNGASWTDPDSIPLMVMQAMLGSWNKNAGGGKHMGSELAQRVAINDIADSYMAFNTNYKDTGLFGVFATAKPDCLDDLAYSIMYEITKLVYRVSEADVIRARNQLKSSLLLHLDGTSAVAEDIGRQLLTYGRRIPLAELFARIDAVNASTIKRVANRFIYDRDIAIASMGPVGELPDYNWFRRRTYWNRY; this is encoded by the exons ATGGCGATGAAGCACCTCCTAACAACCATAGCTCGCCGTCGGCCGCACAGACCCCCGGCCGCTCTCACAGTAGCCGTACGATCCTCATCAACCTCACCCGCCGTCGCTGAGTCACCTTTGGCACCATCCTTACCCTCGCCTCCTCCACCATCCGCTATGATCTACGACCGCTTGGCCGAGGACGTCAAATCGAAGATCAGGAGGCTCGAGAACCCGGACCCGAGGTTCCTCAAGTACGGGTCGCCCCACCCGAGTATCGCGGACCATACCCACATCCTGACCGCACCCGAGACACGTGTCACCACACTCCCCAACGGCCTGCGAGTGGCCACCGAGTCGAACCTCGCGGCCCAGACGGCAACCGTCGGGGTCTGGATCGATGCTGGGTCGCGGTTCGAGAACGACGCGACCAACGGCACCGCGCATTTCTTGGAGCACATGATCTTCAAAGGGACCGACCAGAGGTCAGCGCGTCAGCTCGAGGAGGAAGTCGAGAACATGGGAGGTCACTTGAATGCGTACACATCGAGGGAGCAGACCACCTACTATGCCAAGGTGCTGCAGTCGGATGTGCCCAAGGCGCTCTCTATTTTGGCTGATATCTTGCAGAACTCCAAGTTTGATGATAACCGTATTCTTCGCGAGCGCGAAGTGATTTTGAGGGAAATGGAGGAG GTCGAGAAACAACCCGATGAAGTTATTTTTGACCATCTGCATGCAACTGCATTCCAGTACTCTCCTCTAGCCAGAACTATTCTTGGACCTGCTAACAATATTAAGACTATCTCCAAAGAACATCTTCAAAGCTATATCAAAACTCACTATACCGCACCCAGAATG GTTATTGCTGCTTCAGGAGCTGTTAGGCATGAAGATATTGTTGAGACAGTTAAAGGTTTGTTTACAAAATTGTCAGGAGATCCAACCACGGCTAGTCAGTTGGTTGCAAAAGAACCTTCCTTTTTTACTGGTTCTGAG GTCAGAATGTTTGATAGTGACTTGCCTTTGGCACATTTCGCGGTTGCATTCAATGGAGCATCTTGGACAGATCCAGACTCTATTCCTCTAATGGTCATGCAGGCTATGTTAGGTTCATGGAATAAAAATGCTGGTGGTGGAAAGCACATGGG TTCAGAGCTGGCACAACGGGTTGCCATAAATGACATAGCAGACAGCTATATGGCTTTCAACACCAACTATAAGGATACTGGCTTATTTGGTGTTTTTGCTACTGCTAAG cCGGATTGCTTAGATGATTTGGCCTATTCAATAATGTATGAAATAACCAAATTAGTTTATCGAGTTTCAGAAGCTGACGTGATCCGTGCTCGTAATCAG TTGAAATCTTCCCTGCTCCTTCACTTGGATGGAACAAGTGCCGTAGCTGAAGATATTGGGCGCCAG CTACTTACATATGGTCGAAGAATCCCATTAGCTGAATTGTTTGCTAGAATTGATGCTGTTAATGCAAGCACCATCAAACGTGTTGCAAACCGATTTATCTATGACAGG GATATTGCAATTGCTTCCATGGGTCCTGTCGGGGAGTTGCCCGACTACAACTGGTTCAGACGCCGGACCTACTGGAACAGATATTAG
- the LOC18782357 gene encoding 40S ribosomal protein S19-3, with protein sequence MATAKTVKDVSPHEFVKAYAAHLKRSGKIELPPWTDIVKTGTFKELAPYDPDWYYVRAASIARKIYLRGGLGVGAFRRIYGGSKRNGSRPPHFCESSGAIARHILQQLQKMNIVDLDPKGGRRITSSGQRDLDQVAGRIVVTP encoded by the exons ATGGCGACTGCAAAAACTGTGAAAGATGTGTCCCCACACGAGTTCGTTAAGGCCTACGCCGCTCATCTGAAGCGATCTGGCAAG ATTGAGCTTCCTCCTTGGACTGATATTGTCAAGACTGGAACATTCAAGGAGCTGGCTCCTTATGATCCTGACTGGTACTATGTCAGAGCTG CCTCCATTGCAAGGAAGATCTACTTGAGGGGAGGTCTTGGTGTTGGTGCCTTCCGTAGGATTTACGGTGGAAGCAAGAGGAATGGAAGCCGTCCACCACATTTCTGCGAGAGCAGTGGTGCTATTGCCCGACATATACTACAACAGTTGCAGAAAATGAATATTGTCGACCTTGACCCAAAGGG TGGGAGGAGAATCACATCAAGCGGTCAACGGGATCTTGACCAAGTTGCTGGGCGGATTGTGGTCACCCCATGA
- the LOC18782617 gene encoding PH domain-containing protein DDB_G0287875 isoform X1, with protein sequence MDLVGKKAGSVTPVKDQHGSRSKRHGNSRYAENLNPNVSPGPKPTASPATKSTKSQKSAPKNPNPVVHSPRNKIRERKFVVAKKKSKKENPNVACKCKEKGNSKKCLCVAYENLRASQEEFFKNRNDESDSLKECDRAERELEEEIEKGLRIQDGLEGDFDPSEIDPSGEMSSSTFKRRRDKLLEEARKSVPERGKVMHLVQAFEKLLSIPSKELDEQKDGEEPEDNGKKAEKWALPGLQPPKVPEAQVSSYSFCPSDLFLTSENLGLDRRPSVSSSWDGSLGSVSSRTSNGGRRSRRNSSESSSTMGGRTWKKKQLRATSLKPFKLRTEERGRQKEEEFMKKIQEMMIEEERQRIPIAQGLPWTTDEPECLMKPPVKDITIPTDLKLYSDMRAVERAEFDHQVAEKMNLFEQYKMERERLQKLAEEEEIRRLRKELVPKAQPMPYFDRPFIPRRSMKHPTIPKEPKFHVPQQKKIKSCLPWNDIGSYIYQE encoded by the exons ATGGACTTAGTCGGTAAGAAGGCCGGATCGGTCACTCCTGTGAAAGACCAACATGGTTCTCGATCCAAGAGGCACGGAAACTCGAGATATGCCGAGAATTTGAACCCCAATGTTTCTCCTGGGCCAAAACCCACGGCTTCCCCTGCGACGAAATCGACCAAGTCCCAGAAATCGGCCCCCAAGAACCCGAACCCGGTTGTTCATTCACCCCGGAACAAGATCCGGGAGAGGAAGTTCGTCGTGGCAAAGAAGAAATCGAAGAAAGAGAACCCGAATGTTGCTTGTAAATGCAAAGAGAAAGGTAATTCCAAGAAGTGTCTTTGCGTGGCCTATGAGAATCTGAGGGCATCGCAGGAAGAGTTTTTCAAGAACCGGAACGATGAATCGGATAGTTTGAAGGAGTGTGATAGAGCTGAGCGTGAACTCGAGGAAGAGATTGAGAAGGGTTTGAGGATTCAAGATGGGTTGGAGGGTGATTTTGACCCGAGTGAGATTGACCCGTCTGGTGAAATGAGTTCTTCGACCTTCAAGAGAAGGAGGGACAAGTTGTTGGAGGAGGCAAGGAAGAGTGTGCCTGAGCGAGGGAAAGTGATGCACTTGGTTCAGGCCTTTGAGAAACTCCTTTCGATTCCCTCGAAGGAATTGGATGAGCAGAAGGATGGGGAGGAACCAGAAGATAATGGCAAGAAGGCAGAAAAGTGGGCCTTACCTGGATTGCAACCTCCTAAGGTGCCTGAAGCACAGGTTTCGTCTTATTCGTTTTGTCCGTCcgatttgtttttgacatcTGAGAATCTTGGTTTGGATCGGCGGCCTTCAGTTTCGTCTTCTTGGGATGGAAGTTTGGGAAG TGTTTCAAGCAGGACTTCCAATGGGGGGCGAAGGAGCCGAAGAAAt AGCTCTGAATCATCTAGCACAATGGGAGGAAGGACATGGAAGAAAAAGCAGCTCAGAGCCACTAGCCTTAAACCATTCAAGCTAAGGACAGAG GAAAGGGGAAGACAAAAAGAGGAAGAGTTCATGAAGAAGATACAAGAGATGATGATAGAGGAGGAGAGGCAGCGGATACCAATTGCTCAGGGCCTCCCATGGACAACTGATGAACCAGAG TGCTTAATGAAACCTCCAGTAAAAGACATCACAATACCAACTGATCTGAAGCTCTACAGTGACATGCGGGCAGTAGAGCGAGCTGAGTTTGACCATCAG GTGGCCGAGAAGATGAACCTGTTTGAGCAATACAAGATGGAAAGAGAGAGACTGCAGAAG TTGGCAGAAGAGGAGGAAATAAGAAGGTTGAGAAAGGAGCTTGTTCCAAAAGCACAGCCGATGCCCTACTTTGACAGGCCTTTCATTCCCAGAAG GTCAATGAAGCATCCCACTATACCCAAAGAACCAAAGTTTCATGTGCCTCAGCAAAAGAAGATCAAGTCCTGCTTGCCATGGAACGATATCGGCTCCTATATTTACCAAGAGTGA
- the LOC18781625 gene encoding biotin carboxyl carrier protein of acetyl-CoA carboxylase 2, chloroplastic produces the protein MASFTVPCPKACSPPMARLGSTAQTSQPQQHLLSFHNYLNRCPIPSLQISGLQSPIRKQSAAWKVQAQLSEVTEKSSNSAPINNTKSEDGSLEGKDESTEKRSSNIPDASSISAFMAQVSDLVKLVDSRDIVELQMKQLDLELVIRKKEALEKPAPQAPFAPPPAHYPYAMLPPQQAAAPATAPAPASHPAAAAPALPAPAKASTSSHPPLKCPMAGTFYRCPAPGEPPFVKVGDKVQKGQVICIIEAMKLMNEIEADQSGTVTEILAEDAKPVSVDTPLFVIVP, from the exons ATGGCTTCCTTCACAGTCCCGTGCCCCAAAGCATGCTCTCCCCCCATGGCTCGCCTTGGTTCTACTGCCCAAACTTCGCAGCCGCAGCAGCACCTGCTTTCCTTTCACAACTATCTCAATCGCTGTCCCATTCCCTCTCTGCAGATTTCTGGGCTTCAG AGCCCCATCAGGAAGCAATCTGCTGCCTGGAAGGTGCAGGCACAGCTTAGTGAG GTAACTGAGAAATCGTCGAATTCTGCACCCATAAATAACACCAAGTCTGAAGATGGATCACTGGAAGGGAAAGATGAGTCTACTGAAAAGCGTTCCAGCAATATTCCAGATGCATCATCAATATCAGCATTCATGGCTCAAGTATCAGACCTGGTTAA GTTAGTGGATTCAAGAGATATTGTGGAGCTCCAAATGAAGCAACTAGATTTAGAGCTCGtgataagaaagaaagaagcctTGGAGAAGCCAGCACCACAAGCTCCTTTTGCTCCACCACCAGCACATTATCCTTATGCCATGCTACCACCTCAACAAGCAGCAGCCCCAGCAACTGCTCCTGCTCCAGCAAGCCatccagcagcagcagcacctGCATTACCCGCCCCTGCAAAGGCTAGCACATCTTCTCACCCTCCACTGAAATGCCCCATGGCTGGAACCTTTTACCGTTGTCCTGCACCTGGTGAACCACCTTTTGTTAAG GTAGGGGATAAAGTTCAGAAAGGTCAAGTCATTTGCATCATTGAAGCCATGAAGTTGATGAATGAAATTGAG gCTGATCAATCTGGGACAGTAACTGAGATACTGGCCGAAGATGCAAAGCCAGTGAGTGTAGACACG CCTCTTTTTGTCATAGTACCATGA